Proteins encoded together in one Ptiloglossa arizonensis isolate GNS036 chromosome 9, iyPtiAriz1_principal, whole genome shotgun sequence window:
- the Ras85d gene encoding ras-like protein 1, producing MAEYKLVVVGAGGVGKSALTIQLIQNHFVDEYDPTIEDSYRKQVVIDGETCLLDILDTAGQEEYSAMRDQYMRTGEGFLLVFAVNSAKSFEDIGTYREQIKRVKDAEEVPMVLVGNKCDLQQSWAVNMTQAREIAHQYGVPFVETSAKTRMGVDDAFYTLVREIRKDKEHKGKEKKKRKGAGNSSRRRHRCCLL from the exons TAGTTGTGGGAGCTGGAGGTGTTGGCAAGTCTGCGCTTACGATTCAACTGATACAAAATCATTTTGTAGACGAGTATGATCCCACTATAGAAGACTCTTATAGGAAACAA GTAGTCATAGATGGGGAAACGTGCCTTTTAGACATATTAGATACAGCTGGTCAAGAAGAATATAGCGCGATGAGAGATCAGTATATGAGAACCGGAGAAGGATTTTTATTAGTGTTTGCTGTAAATTCAGCAAAAAGTTTCGAA GATATAGGAACGTATAGGGAACAAATAAAAAGAGTAAAAGACGCGGAAGAAGTACCGATGGTACTGGTAGGAAATAAGTGCGATCTTCAACAATCTTGGGCAGTAAACATGACACAAGCGAGAGAAATTGCCCATCAATATGGTGTGCCTTTTGTTGAAACTTCTGCAAAGACTAGAATGGGAGTAGACGATGCTTTTTATACTTTG GTCAGAGAAATACGGAAAGACAAAGAACATAaaggtaaagaaaaaaagaaacgtaagggGGCAGGTAACTCGAGCCGTAGGAGACATCGATGCTGTTTGCTTTGA